Proteins found in one Lycium ferocissimum isolate CSIRO_LF1 chromosome 6, AGI_CSIRO_Lferr_CH_V1, whole genome shotgun sequence genomic segment:
- the LOC132059093 gene encoding kinesin-like protein KIN-UC → MASSSGRPSSSHRNERLPPHSSSTTTTNNNNNNNASARNSSANGQLQQQNTRTKMGSANNTRRSVTPTSRTRSPPQDNNDPEPGRVRVAIRVRPRNAQELSDADYADCVEVQPELKKLKLRKNNWNSEFYKFDEIFAESASQKRIYETVAKPVVESVLNGYNGTVMAYGQTGTGKTYTLGRLGKDDVSERGIMVRALEDIIVNTTPTSDSVEMSFLQLYMESIQDLLAPEKINIPIVEDAKTGEVSVPGATVVKIQDLDHFLQLLQIGEANRLAANTKLNTESSRSHAILMVNIRKSVKNDEKTGSAFQEKDSKTDKHGNQIPIVRKSKLLIVDLAGSERIDKSGSEGRLLEEAKFINLSLTSLGKCINALAENSPHIPTRDSKLTRLLRDSFGGSARTSLIITIGPSSRHYPETTSTIMFGQRAMKIVNTVKLREEFDYENLCRKLETQVEHLTVEVDRQQKFRATDQMAMEKKLRECQKSFTEAERSTVARSEFLEKENSRLVSDIENMLEELNCQKQHSNSMKNEILKLESDLKNSKLLEKENGHLKLELENVLKDFNREKSHYKYLQDEVARLEMSLKHSKQQQLENSSYQKVLAENTQMYEKKITDLMKQLQDERARSESAEQQLELMKEQLTGLQELLQLHQKETSTYQKEISDTALMYEAKIAQLEQQLKDEHARVDNMKEQLHAIEEQFTDHETSMKIQREKEIDALGSRLEEMHQLYEPTQKELQTLKTEYQVLLSEKRELHDELHNVRQTLLIEEKQRKAAENELFNLKKLVPESEDSFEEKKSYMKQYTPSRSFNMHRSTESRERIFAHQNTMSKIIEEVGVQKIISLLSSVDLDVQIHAVKVVANLAAEDSNQEKIVQEGGLDALLMLLQSSQNATILRVASGAIANLAMNEVNQALISSKGGAQLLANTAVKTDDAQTLRMVAGAIANLCGNEKLHVKLREDGAVKALLEMARSGNIEVIAQVARGLANFAKCESRGTIQGHRKGRSTLMEDGVLRWLITNSNSASSSTRRHIELALCHLAQNEGNARDIVSSGALDEIIRISNESSREDIRNLAKKTLKLSPTFQAQIRAQ, encoded by the exons atggcaAGTTCTAGTGGTAGACCATCATCTTCACACAGGAATGAAAGGTTACCTCCTCATTCTTcttctactactactactaataataataataataataatgcttCTGCAAGAAATTCTAGTGCCAATGGCCAACTACAGCAGCAAAATACGCGTACTAAAATGGGATCAGCTAATAATACAAGACGTTCTGTTACGCCCACTTCACGAACTCGCTCTCCTCCTCAGGATAATAATGACCCAg AACCTGGAAGAGTTAGAGTAGCCATCAGAGTTCGCCCAAGAAATGCCCAGGAACTTTCAGATGCTGATTATGCGGATTGCGTTGAAGTGCAGCCTGAG CTCAAGAAGTTAAAGttgagaaaaaataattggaaTTCTGAGTTTTACAAGTTTGATGAAATTTTTGCTGAAAGTGCATCACAAAAGCGCATTTATGAGACAGTTGCAAAGCCTGTAGTTGAG AGCGTGTTGAATGGGTATAATGGCACAGTCATGGCCTATGGTCAAACAGGTACTGGCAAGACTTATACGCTTGGTAGATTGGGTAAAGATGATGTATCAGAGCGTGGCATCATGGTTAGAGCTTTGGAGGACATTATTGTCAATACAACCCCCACATCTGATAGTGTGGAAATGTCTTTTTTGCAG TTGTACATGGAGTCTATCCAAGATTTGCTTGCTCCTGAAAAGATAAATATTCCAATTGTCGAAGATGCCAAGACTGGAGAAGTATCCGTCCCTGGTGCTACAGTGGTTAAGATTCAGGATCTTGACCATTTCTTGCAACTATTGCAAATTGGAGAAGCCAACCGTCTTGCAGCAAATACCAAGTTAAACACCGAATCATCACGTAGCCACGCAATTCTTATG GTTAACATCCGTAAATCTgttaaaaatgatgaaaaaacaGGCTCAGCCTTTCAAGAGAAAGACAGCAAAACTGATAAACATGGCAATCAGATACCTATTGTTCGTAAAAGCAAGCTGCTAATAGTTGATCTAGCAGGATCAGAGCGAATAGACAAATCTG GAAGTGAAGGTCGCTTGTTGGAAGAGGCTAAGTTTATTAATCTGTCTCTTACTTCTCTGGGAAAATGTATAAATGCACTGGCTGAGAACAGCCCTCATATACCTACAAGAGATTCTAAACTAACACGACTTCTTCGTGATTCATTTGGAG GTTCTGCACGAACTTCACTTATAATAACCATTGGACCATCTTCTCGACATTATCCAGAGACCACAAGCACAATAATGTTTGGACAACGG GCCATGAAAATAGTTAACACAGTAAAGTTGAGAGAAGAATTTGATTACGAGAACTTATGCCGGAAGCTAGAGACTCAAGTGGAGCACCTCACTGTGGAGGTTGATAGGCAGCAAAAGTTTAGGGCAACTGACCAAATGGCCATGGAAAAAAAACTAAGGGAGTGTCAAAAGTCATTTACTGAAGCAGAGAGAAGTACGGTTGCCAGGTCCGAG TTTCTAGAGAAAGAAAATAGTCGCCTGGTTTCAGATATTGAAAATATGTTGGAGGAGTTGAATTGCCAGAAGCAACACAGCAATTCGATGAAGAATGAGATTTTGAAGCTAGAATCAGATTTGAAGAATAGCAAG CTTTTGGAGAAGGAGAACGGTCATTTGAAATTGGAGTTGGAAAACGTACTGAAAGATTTCAACCGAGAGAAAAGTCATTATAAGTATTTGCAGGATGAGGTTGCACGTCTAGAAATGAGTTTAAAGCATAGCAAG CAACAACAATTAGAGAATTCATCATATCAGAAAGTACTTGCTGAGAACACGCAAATGTATGAGAAGAAGATAACTGATCTGATGAAGCAACTACAAGATGAGCGTGCTCGCTCTGAAAGTGCTGAACAACAATTAGAACTGATGAAGGAGCAATTAACTGGCCTTCAGGAATTATTGCAG CTCCATCAGAAGGAAACATCTACATATCAGAAGGAAATTTCAGACACTGCTCTGATGTATGAGGCGAAAATAGCACAATTAGAGCAACAGCTAAAAGATGAGCATGCTCGTGTTGATAATATGAAGGAACAACTGCATGCAATTGAAGAACAATTTACAGATCATGAAACCTCAATGAAG ATTCAGAGGGAAAAAGAGATTGATGCACTTGGATCCAGATTAGAAGAAATGCATCAGCTGTATGAGCCAACTCAGAAGGAACTTCAGACATTAAAAACAGAATATCAGGTTCTACTAtcagaaaag AGAGAATTACATGACGAACTTCACAATGTGAGGCAAACACTTTTAATTGAGGAAAAGCAGAGGAAAGCTGCTGAAAATGAGCTGTTTAATTTGAAAAAGCTTGTGCCTGAAAGTGAAGATAGCTTTGAG GAGAAGAAGTCATATATGAAGCAATATACACCCAGTAGATCATTCAATATGCatagatcaactgaatcaaggGAAAGGATTTTTGCCCATCAGAACACCATGTCAAAGATAATTGAAGAAG TTGGTGTCCAGAAGATAATCTCTTTGTTGTCATCAGTCGATTTGGACGTCCAAATTCATGCTGTGAAAGTGGTAGCCAATCTTGCAGCTGAAG ACAGCAATCAGGAAAAGATTGTGCAGGAAGGCGGTTTAGATGCACTTCTCATGCTGCTACAATCATCCCAAAATGCAACTATACTCAGAGTGGCTTCTGGAGCTATTGCCAATTTGGCAATGAATG AAGTGAATCAAGCACTAATATCAAGTAAAGGAGGTGCTCAACTTTTAGCCAATACAGCTGTCAAAACTGATGACGCCCAAACTCTTCGAATGGTAGCAGGAGCAATTGCAAATTTGTGTGGAAACG AAAAGTTACATGTAAAATTGAGGGAAGATGGAGCTGTCAAAGCATTGTTAGAAATGGCTAGATCTGGAAATATTGAAGTCATTGCGCAAGTTGCCAGAGGATTGGCTAACTTTGCAAAGTGTGAATCGCGAGGAACAATTCAAG GACATAGGAAAGGCCGTTCTACTCTTATGGAAGATGGCGTTCTAAGATGGTTGATAACCAACTCTAACAGTGCTTCTTCTTCGACAAGGCGCCACATAGAACTTGCTCTATGCCATTTGGCACAAAATG AGGGTAACGCTAGAGATATCGTGTCAAGTGGAGCGTTGGATGAAATTATACGAATATCAAACGAATCTTCGCGAGAGGATATTCGAAATTTGGCTAAGAAGACACTGAAGTTGAGCCCTACATTTCAAGCTCAGATAAGAGCACAGTGA